In Horticoccus luteus, the following proteins share a genomic window:
- the ruvA gene encoding Holliday junction branch migration protein RuvA, with product MITSIQGTLSSATPLHAIVELNGFGYEVNIPVTTAEKLPATGATVKLHTLVIYREDAQTLYGFATPAERDFFRLMIENVTGVGPKLALTIMSRLSLPLLESAIRLGDIGSLAKCPGIGKKTAERLVVELKSKVGGQSSLAGEASGAGVDTPGESRHRDAVAALTALGYRAADADQAVRRATLALGADASTEALIKKALA from the coding sequence GTGATCACTTCCATCCAAGGCACACTTTCCTCGGCCACGCCGTTGCACGCGATCGTCGAGCTCAACGGCTTCGGCTACGAGGTGAACATTCCCGTCACCACCGCAGAAAAACTGCCGGCGACGGGCGCAACGGTGAAGCTGCACACGTTGGTCATCTATCGTGAGGACGCCCAGACGCTTTACGGTTTTGCAACGCCGGCTGAGCGGGATTTTTTCCGGTTGATGATCGAAAACGTGACCGGCGTCGGCCCGAAACTCGCGTTGACGATCATGAGTCGGCTGTCGCTTCCATTGCTTGAAAGCGCGATCCGCCTCGGCGATATCGGCTCGCTCGCGAAATGCCCGGGCATCGGAAAAAAAACAGCGGAGCGCCTCGTGGTGGAATTGAAGTCCAAGGTGGGCGGACAAAGCAGCCTGGCGGGCGAGGCAAGCGGAGCGGGCGTCGACACGCCCGGCGAAAGCCGGCATCGGGACGCCGTGGCTGCTCTTACCGCTCTTGGCTATCGCGCGGCTGATGCCGACCAAGCAGTACGTCGCGCGACGCTGGCTCTCGGCGCCGATGCGAGCACCGAGGCGCTGATCAAAAAAGCGCTGGCTTAG
- the dapB gene encoding 4-hydroxy-tetrahydrodipicolinate reductase gives MALKLCLNGAKGRMGQAVLAAAEGAGLHVCAAIDVGDATGPAIAACDVIVDFSSHRATESLIAAATQHGKPLVIGTTGHSAEDKARLRPLAAAIPCVWAGNFSVGVNLLFALTRRATQVLGGDYDVEVLEMHHRFKKDAPSGTAARLLEIILEERQLNESALRHGRHGITGERSPSEVGIHALRGGDVVGDHTVMFAALGERLELTHKASDRGIFARGAVRAAQWVVTQPPGVYDMQDVLGLT, from the coding sequence ATGGCGCTCAAACTTTGCCTTAACGGCGCGAAAGGCCGCATGGGTCAGGCGGTGCTCGCCGCGGCGGAAGGTGCCGGCCTGCACGTCTGCGCGGCCATCGACGTCGGCGATGCCACGGGGCCCGCCATCGCGGCTTGCGATGTCATTGTCGATTTCAGCTCGCATCGCGCCACCGAGTCGCTGATTGCCGCTGCCACCCAACACGGGAAGCCCCTCGTCATTGGCACGACCGGCCACTCCGCCGAAGACAAAGCGCGACTGCGCCCCTTGGCTGCCGCCATCCCCTGCGTGTGGGCCGGAAATTTTTCCGTGGGGGTCAATCTCTTGTTTGCTCTCACGCGACGCGCGACTCAAGTGCTCGGCGGCGATTACGACGTCGAAGTCCTCGAGATGCATCACCGCTTCAAAAAGGATGCGCCCAGCGGCACCGCCGCGCGTCTGCTCGAAATTATCCTGGAAGAACGTCAACTCAATGAGTCTGCGCTGCGTCATGGCCGGCACGGCATCACCGGCGAGCGTTCGCCTTCGGAAGTGGGCATTCATGCACTGCGGGGCGGCGACGTCGTCGGCGATCACACGGTGATGTTTGCTGCGCTCGGTGAACGCCTCGAGCTGACGCACAAAGCCAGCGATCGCGGCATTTTCGCGCGGGGAGCCGTGCGCGCCGCGCAATGGGTCGTTACCCAACCGCCCGGCGTTTACGACATGCAAGACGTGCTCGGTCTCACCTGA
- the dapA gene encoding 4-hydroxy-tetrahydrodipicolinate synthase — MKIRRLTGTLTALVTPFRNDAVDYDDLRKLVEFQIKGGIDGLVPVGTTGESPTLSHDEHMEVVRATIAAARGRVPVIAGTGSNSTREAVELTHQAHDAGADAMLVVAPYYNKPNAAGLLEHFSAIAEATDRPIVLYSIPGRCGIEISVAVVEQLRAKYAHVAHIKEAGGSVDRVDQLKHALGRDLTVLSGDDSLTLPFMAVGAEGVISVASNLLVRPVKQLVSAALANDFRTAAKVHRKLYPAFKALFLDPNPVPIKYALQRAGIIHSAEVRTPLVGIGDATRAAVDQALAAAGQR; from the coding sequence ATGAAGATTAGACGACTGACCGGCACTCTCACGGCCCTCGTGACGCCCTTTCGCAACGACGCCGTCGACTACGACGACTTGCGCAAGCTCGTCGAATTCCAGATCAAAGGCGGAATCGACGGCCTCGTTCCCGTCGGCACCACCGGCGAGTCACCGACGCTCTCGCACGATGAACACATGGAGGTCGTCCGCGCGACCATCGCGGCCGCGCGCGGTCGCGTGCCGGTGATTGCGGGCACGGGCTCCAATTCGACTCGCGAAGCCGTCGAGCTCACCCACCAGGCTCACGACGCCGGCGCGGATGCGATGCTGGTCGTCGCGCCTTACTACAACAAGCCGAACGCCGCCGGGCTGCTGGAGCACTTCAGCGCGATCGCCGAAGCCACCGATCGCCCGATCGTGCTCTATTCGATTCCCGGCCGTTGCGGCATCGAAATCAGCGTCGCGGTTGTCGAGCAACTGCGGGCGAAATACGCCCACGTGGCCCACATCAAGGAAGCCGGCGGCAGCGTCGACCGGGTCGATCAACTCAAGCATGCCCTCGGTCGCGATCTCACGGTGCTCAGCGGCGATGATTCCCTCACGCTGCCGTTTATGGCGGTGGGCGCGGAAGGCGTCATCAGCGTCGCGTCCAATTTGCTTGTGCGCCCGGTGAAGCAACTCGTCTCGGCCGCCCTCGCCAATGACTTCCGCACCGCGGCCAAAGTGCATCGGAAACTCTATCCCGCTTTCAAAGCTCTCTTCCTCGATCCGAATCCGGTGCCAATCAAATATGCCTTGCAACGCGCCGGCATCATCCATTCCGCCGAAGTGCGCACCCCGTTGGTCGGAATTGGCGACGCCACCCGCGCCGCGGTCGATCAAGCTCTCGCCGCCGCCGGCCAACGCTGA
- a CDS encoding type IV pilus twitching motility protein PilT produces the protein MTPHTEIFNELLKLAVENGASDIVIKANKPAYVRLGGRLKPVDMDPITNDIAGAFVEEHVPEVFRSRWDTEGQVDFAYAADGVGRFRVNGFHQRGLVSIVLRHIKSRVPDFEQLGLQSEALIRMSQAKDGILLVCGATGSGKSSTMAAMLNWINQNLEKHIVTIEDPIEYTFQDEKSVFQQREIGLDVPSFELAIKAVLRQNPDIILIGEMRDRETFETAISAAETGHLVFSTMHAATVAQSMTRLFEFFPPEEQVQARRQISGSLRGFVCQKLVPALEGGGRVPTNEILNADAVVKNLILEGQFEKIQGLLEGSADSHSFSFNKDIYRLIKAGKISKAEGLRYSPNPQALDMNLKGIFIKA, from the coding sequence ATGACACCGCACACCGAGATTTTTAACGAATTGCTCAAGCTGGCGGTCGAAAACGGCGCGAGCGACATCGTGATCAAGGCCAACAAGCCGGCGTATGTGCGCCTGGGCGGGCGGTTGAAGCCGGTGGACATGGATCCGATCACCAACGACATCGCGGGCGCATTTGTTGAGGAACATGTGCCGGAGGTGTTTCGGTCGCGTTGGGACACGGAAGGGCAGGTCGATTTCGCCTATGCGGCGGACGGCGTGGGGCGCTTTCGCGTGAACGGTTTTCATCAACGCGGCCTCGTGAGCATCGTGTTGCGCCATATCAAAAGCCGGGTGCCGGATTTTGAGCAACTGGGGCTGCAGTCCGAGGCGTTGATCCGGATGTCGCAGGCGAAAGATGGAATTTTGCTGGTCTGTGGCGCGACAGGATCGGGCAAAAGTTCAACGATGGCCGCGATGCTCAACTGGATTAACCAAAATCTGGAGAAGCATATCGTCACGATTGAAGATCCCATCGAATACACGTTTCAGGACGAGAAATCGGTGTTTCAGCAGCGGGAAATCGGGCTCGATGTGCCAAGCTTCGAACTGGCGATCAAGGCCGTGCTGCGGCAAAATCCGGACATCATCCTCATCGGCGAAATGCGCGACCGGGAGACGTTCGAAACGGCCATCTCGGCGGCGGAAACCGGGCATCTGGTTTTCTCGACCATGCACGCGGCGACGGTGGCGCAATCAATGACGCGCCTGTTCGAGTTTTTTCCGCCGGAGGAGCAGGTGCAGGCGCGGCGACAAATTTCGGGGTCCTTGCGCGGATTCGTTTGCCAGAAACTGGTCCCGGCCCTCGAAGGCGGCGGACGCGTGCCGACGAACGAGATATTGAATGCCGACGCGGTGGTGAAAAACCTTATTCTTGAAGGCCAATTCGAAAAAATCCAGGGCCTGCTCGAAGGCAGTGCGGACTCGCACAGTTTTTCGTTCAACAAGGATATTTACCGCCTCATCAAGGCCGGCAAAATCAGCAAGGCGGAAGGTTTGCGCTATTCGCCAAACCCGCAGGCCCTCGACATGAATCTGAAGGGGATTTTCATCAAAGCCTGA
- the fabD gene encoding ACP S-malonyltransferase — MALALLFAGQGAQKVGMGRSLYEQSPAARARFDEADQVLGYSLTKLCFEGPESELTQTKHCQPALFVHGLALVDALREQGKLPNVQFALGLSLGELTAYAAAGVFDFATGLKIVAERGRLMQQACEQTAGAMAAVIGEERGRVAELCREFDVEAANFNAPGQIIISGEKEKIATAVAGAKERGMKKVIPLNVAGAYHSRLMESARAAFAAYLDGVAFAAPKFTVFTNTTGQVISEPAALKAALVKQVVSSVLWEDCMRSAAAAGATEFWELGPGGVLAGLARRTDKNWAIKSFTEFSDLAA, encoded by the coding sequence ATGGCACTGGCACTTCTTTTTGCAGGGCAGGGCGCTCAAAAGGTCGGCATGGGCCGGTCGCTCTACGAGCAATCTCCGGCTGCGCGCGCGCGTTTCGATGAAGCGGATCAGGTATTGGGTTACAGTCTGACCAAATTGTGCTTCGAAGGGCCGGAGTCCGAGCTCACGCAGACGAAGCACTGTCAGCCCGCGCTCTTCGTGCATGGATTGGCCTTGGTCGATGCATTGCGCGAACAGGGGAAATTGCCCAACGTGCAATTCGCGCTGGGTCTGAGTCTCGGCGAACTGACGGCTTACGCAGCCGCGGGCGTGTTTGATTTCGCCACGGGCCTCAAAATTGTCGCTGAGCGCGGACGCTTGATGCAGCAAGCCTGCGAGCAGACTGCCGGCGCCATGGCGGCAGTCATTGGCGAAGAGCGCGGCCGGGTGGCGGAATTATGCCGTGAGTTCGACGTCGAAGCGGCGAATTTCAACGCGCCGGGACAAATCATCATTTCAGGGGAGAAAGAAAAAATCGCGACCGCGGTCGCGGGTGCCAAAGAGCGCGGCATGAAAAAAGTAATCCCCCTCAACGTCGCCGGCGCTTATCACAGCCGGTTGATGGAGTCGGCGCGCGCGGCGTTTGCGGCCTACCTCGACGGCGTCGCGTTTGCGGCGCCAAAGTTCACAGTTTTCACCAACACCACCGGCCAGGTGATCAGCGAGCCAGCCGCCTTGAAAGCCGCACTGGTCAAGCAGGTCGTCTCGTCGGTTTTGTGGGAAGACTGCATGCGCAGTGCCGCCGCCGCCGGCGCGACCGAGTTTTGGGAACTCGGGCCGGGCGGTGTCCTCGCCGGGCTGGCGCGCCGCACTGACAAAAACTGGGCGATCAAATCATTTACCGAATTCTCCGACCTCGCCGCCTGA
- the lepA gene encoding translation elongation factor 4 produces MTDVPHTRNFCIIAHVDHGKTTLSDRLLEYTNTVAHRVMTDQHLDSMDLEKERGITIKSHPVTMLYPAKDGISYRLNLMDTPGHVDFSYEVSRSLAACEGAVLLIDAAQGVEAQTVANAHLAFSQNLKVIPVINKIDLPSANLELCLQQLEDILAIPSDEAILASGKAGIGISDILEAVVARVPPPRWTNYPQTRALVFDSLYDSYRGVIAYARVFSGSLKAGDMVELMSNGVRTEVKEVGVFTPKMQKVAELDAGAVGYFVSNIKDPAEIKTGDTVTLSQRRATEMLPGYKEVRPMVFCGLYPVESSDYEKLKAAVGRLRLNDAAFVYQQESSIALGFGFRCGFLGLLHMEIIQERIRREHDVDIISTYPSVVYHVVKHDGVVIEVDNPVNLPDPGTIIEIREPMIKAAIHIPNDAMGDILSLVMEKRGLVDHTDTLDATRVMLSCSLPLNEILVDFNDRLKSVTHGYGSMDYELGEYRAADLVKMEILVNADPVDAFATIVHRDKAEGKGRALCEKLADIIPPQMFKVAIQAAIGGKIIARDNVREMRKDVTSKCYGGDISRKRKLLDKQKEGKKKMKQFGRVSIPSDAFIKVLKTN; encoded by the coding sequence ATGACCGACGTCCCGCATACTCGTAATTTTTGCATTATCGCGCACGTTGATCACGGCAAGACGACGCTGTCTGACCGGCTCCTCGAATATACGAACACCGTCGCGCACCGCGTGATGACGGACCAGCATCTCGACTCGATGGATCTGGAGAAGGAGCGCGGCATCACCATCAAATCGCACCCGGTGACGATGCTGTATCCGGCCAAGGACGGGATCTCGTATCGCCTCAACCTCATGGATACGCCGGGACACGTCGACTTCTCCTATGAGGTGTCGCGGTCGCTCGCGGCGTGTGAAGGCGCCGTGCTGCTCATCGATGCGGCGCAAGGCGTCGAAGCGCAAACGGTCGCAAACGCCCATTTGGCGTTCAGCCAGAATCTCAAGGTCATCCCGGTCATCAACAAGATCGACCTGCCCAGCGCGAATCTCGAGCTTTGCCTGCAACAACTCGAGGACATCCTGGCGATTCCGTCCGACGAGGCGATTCTCGCGAGCGGCAAGGCGGGCATCGGGATCAGTGACATTCTGGAGGCGGTTGTCGCGCGGGTGCCGCCGCCGCGTTGGACCAATTATCCGCAGACACGGGCGCTGGTGTTCGACTCCCTATACGATTCGTATCGCGGCGTCATCGCGTATGCGCGCGTGTTTTCCGGCAGTCTCAAAGCGGGCGACATGGTCGAGTTAATGAGCAACGGCGTCCGCACCGAGGTGAAGGAAGTCGGCGTGTTTACGCCCAAGATGCAGAAGGTGGCCGAACTCGATGCCGGCGCGGTCGGCTATTTCGTCTCGAACATCAAGGATCCGGCGGAAATTAAAACGGGTGACACCGTCACGCTGTCGCAGCGGCGCGCCACCGAGATGTTGCCGGGCTACAAGGAAGTGAGGCCGATGGTGTTTTGCGGCCTCTATCCGGTGGAAAGTTCCGACTACGAAAAACTGAAGGCCGCGGTGGGCCGGTTGCGGCTCAATGATGCCGCGTTTGTCTATCAGCAGGAGAGCTCGATCGCCCTCGGATTCGGCTTTCGCTGCGGCTTCCTCGGACTGCTCCACATGGAAATCATCCAGGAGCGGATTCGGCGCGAGCACGACGTCGACATCATCTCGACTTACCCGAGCGTCGTTTACCACGTGGTGAAGCACGATGGCGTGGTGATCGAGGTCGACAACCCGGTTAACTTACCCGATCCGGGCACCATCATTGAAATTCGTGAGCCGATGATCAAAGCGGCTATCCACATCCCGAACGACGCCATGGGCGACATCCTTTCGCTCGTGATGGAGAAACGCGGCTTGGTCGACCACACGGACACCCTCGATGCCACGCGCGTGATGCTCAGTTGCTCGCTGCCGCTCAACGAAATCCTCGTCGATTTCAACGATCGGCTGAAGAGCGTCACGCACGGTTACGGCTCGATGGATTATGAACTGGGCGAATATCGCGCGGCCGACTTGGTGAAGATGGAAATTTTGGTGAACGCCGACCCCGTCGATGCCTTCGCCACGATCGTCCACCGGGACAAGGCGGAGGGCAAGGGAAGGGCCTTGTGCGAGAAACTCGCCGATATCATTCCGCCGCAGATGTTCAAAGTCGCGATTCAAGCCGCGATCGGTGGAAAGATCATCGCGCGCGACAACGTCCGCGAAATGCGCAAGGACGTGACTTCGAAATGCTACGGCGGTGACATCAGCCGCAAACGCAAACTCCTCGACAAACAGAAGGAGGGTAAGAAGAAAATGAAACAGTTCGGTCGCGTCTCGATCCCATCGGATGCGTTTATCAAGGTGCTGAAAACCAACTAA